The Acidiferrobacter thiooxydans sequence CGAAAAAGGACAACTTGACGGCTCGGGAGACGGCCGTATTACGGACCTATGTAAAGGAGTTAAGCCATGGACAAGACCCTCTTTAATGACCTTCTGCAAAGCCTCCAAGAAGCAGGCGCGATTGCCAGGGGTACTACGACCCCCTCGCGTCGAATTGAAGTGGTGGTACCTGATGTCAGGGCCGTGCGGGAACGTGTCCATCTCTCACAACAGGATTTTGCCACGCTGATTCAGGTGAGCGTCAAGACCTTACAGAATTGGGAACAGGGTCGACGCCACCCGACCGGCCCCGCAGCGGCCCTTCTCAAGATCGTCGCTTCCAATCCGGAGATGGCGATGAAATCTTTGCACTCGTAAATGTGTGTAGGGATCACCGTGCCGGACACCGCATTGTCAGCCTCAGAAAAGCCAATGCAAGAGAGGCAAGAGAGGTAAGACGCTATGCCAGTCAAATCTCAGTCGGGACGGATATTTGATTATGGCCCCGGTTATCGGGCGTATTTCGTGCGTCGGGGCCGGGCGCTCGTGATCCTACTCGCCGGCGGCGACAAGGGATCGCAAAAGGCCGATGTTCGCAGGGCCTTGATATTAGCGAGGAATCTTTCCTCTTAGAGACTCACCGTAGGAGTGCGTTATTTATGCCCAAGATCAAGACAAGTCGTTACGATGTCGCCGAGCATCTGCGCACCTCGAAAGAGATGGCCGCCTATCTCGAAGCCTGTCTTGAAGAGGCCCACGGCGATGCCACTTTTATCGCCAAGGCACTCGGCGACATCGCCCGCGCAAAAGGAATGAGCCAGGTCGCGCGGGACGCGGGGCTTTCCCGGGAAAGCCTGTACAAGGCGCTTTCTGGTGAGCGTAGTCCGGATTTCAGTACGATCCTGAAGGTCGTCAACGCCCTGGGTATTTCGCTGCATGCCCATGCCTGAGCTCTCACCGTGGCGCCGGCGCTGGCCGCCGGTGATCCTGCGCGCGTCATTCGCGCAGGGGAACGACTCGAGTGCTCGGGTCGGCGCATCGTGCGGGCTCGAGGTAAGCGGGAATTCCTTCCCCATAAGCCATAAATAGGGATCACCGGGGGCCTGGTGGCTCCCAGGTGCTGCCGATCCGGGCCGGTTCATCGATTCCCTCCGGCAAATCGGTAAAAATCCGGGCATCGGCAGGGCGGCGACCGGGCGCTATGGGGTGGGTCATGGCGTGAATGATGGGATCCGCTTGGCGGATGATCCCCACGCGCTCGAGGCCGCGTAACAGGCCAACGGTCGACAACAGATGGAGATGGGGCGGCTTGTTGAAAACACGGACATCGGCATCCTCGAACAGGAGCACGACGGGATCCCCCGCCTGTAAGTAATGGCGCAACCCATTCTCCGAGGAGAGAAAATCGACAATAGCGAGCTCGCCCGCATTCTTTTTCAAAGGACGGCCGGCATTGCGTTTCCCCCGTTCCTGTTGCCCGATATCCGTCGTCGCGATCCGGAATGGCGGTTGGTGACCGTCGAGGAAGGCCTTAACATCACGGTCCTTGCGATAGGTAAGGTCGCTCGTAAGCTCGTCGTACACCGCGTCGACCACCACGATCGGCATGTCAAGCGCCAGGAGCAGCGACAGTTCATCCGCCACCCAGAGACTATTGATCGGGCCGGCGTCTGGCAGGATGAGGGTGGCCCGCTTCATGAAGATCGCCAAATCTTCGCGAACGTCGTTGCTTGATTTTCGATGACGTGCGGGGGCGGGTACGGTGGGGGCAGGTCCGCTTCACCCAGGGCCACCAGCAAAGCGGCGCTATCCCGTAATCCCAGACGTTCCAGGGCGTCCCGACGGCTTAAGAGCCCCTGGGAATACGCCAATAAGGCGTCCTCTTCGCGGAGATCCGCGTCAGGGGCGGTGATAGCTTCCAGGTGCGCCCGGATCAAGGCGGTCATGGTAGTGCCATGGGCGGCAGCGTAGGACTTGGTGCGCGCCAGGAGAGTGTCGGGCAGATTGAGTGTCGTATTTTTCAGCATGGGCCACGCCTCGCATGGTGTTGGGCGGCATCACATATTTATGTGTGGGCGCAGGGCGTGTGTCAAGCCCCTGAAAGGCGTCATCGGCCCGAGCCGATCGCAGGGCTCGTGTCGCCCAACCTTGCCTCAGTGACCACGACCGCACACCTTGCCAATATAGCCATATTAGCTAAAATAGCCTTTATGAAAATCGTGTCCGCAACAGAGGCCAAGAACCGGTTTGGCGATATCCTCACCGAGGTTTTGTCCACGGGGACCGTGGTCGTCACCAAAAATGGCAAACCGGCCTTGTCGATCGCGGCCATCACGCCACCCAGTTCAGTCGTACCAGCCGAGCGGAAAACCGCCTTGTTGACCGCCTATGCACAGGGTCGTCTGGCGTGGTCCGATCTCCGGGATGCCATCGGCGATCCTTGGTATGGGGATGTCCTCGAGGCCTTGGCGGGCCTGGGGCTCACCCCACCCCAGGTCAACCCTCTGACGGCGGACCAGCAGCAGCGATTTCAGGCGATCCTGGCAAAGGCGCGGCGGCGATGAATCTTTCCCTCATCGTGACGGATGCGGGGCCGCTTGTGACGCTGGCGGTCGCGGAGTCCCTGGACACCCTGCTCCTGCCGCGGCTACCCGTCATCATTCCCGACATGGTGCGATTCGAGGTGACGCGCCATGCCGATAAGCCCGGGGCCAAGGCATTGCTCGACTGGATTCGCCGGCATACGGGTAAAGAGGTGCGCGTCGACAGCACGGAGACCTTCGAGGAATTCGTGTTGCTGAGCCGGATGGATCCCTCGGCGCGTATCCGCAATCGGGGAGAGCAGGCCGCCGCGGAGATCTTGTCCCGCGAACTGGCGCAGGGACACGCGGGGGCCCTCCTGCTGTTCGAGGACAGCGACATTCGCAAGACCTCCTTCCTGATTCGTCTGCCGGATCAGGTTCTGGTGCTCTCCACATCCGCGTTTCTTCTGGGTCTTCAGAAGGCCGGCTTGATACCGGACGCCCAGGCCATTTTGGCGCGCGCCGTCCCGGTCCGAGGATCGGCCATCCACAAGCCTGTCGCCACCCAAACGGGGGAGGGGCCGGATATCCGGGACGAGTGGGTGAGCTACGTAAAGCCTTCTTGAGTCCGCGCTTTACGCCGCGCGATCCGCTGATCGCACGGACCGTCGCCTCCAACGACCCCCGGAGTGCGTTTCCGCCCGAAACACCCCGAGCGTCGCGATGTCTGGCGGGAAAGCTGTCGGCCGCCAGATTGTGGGAGGCGGAGACCTTCGCGGGCGTGGGGGTGCCGGCCGGCTGAAGGCCTGCCCGCCTGGGGCGGCAGGATCGGAGCCCGCCACGCAATGGCCGGGCGCTCCATGGCGGGACTCGGGCCGGGCTGCGGGAGTCCGCGGATGCGTGCGGTGCCGCGCACCGCTTGTGATCGGAACGGCCCGCGGGGTAGGCTGGCCTTTCCGGGGCGTCGGATATGTTCCACGTGGAACATACAAGAGCTGTTATATCCCCGCCACAGAGGGTGGCTATTAACTAGGCCCTTCCAAAATCTCACCTACCCCTCCGAATAGCGGGCTGCGCCGTACGCCTGGAGGCGCTACGCTGGGGCGACCATCGCCTGGCATGCGGGGAGGGGTGCGCAATGAATGACGATCTTGGTCTGTCTCTCGAGCTGTATCGTGACACGCGCACGGGCGATGTCTTTGTCAGGGTACCCCATGAAGAGGTGGGGTGTCCTATCCACCTGCGGTTTCTCGACTCGGCCCCAGGCGATCCTGAGGGTGTCCTCACCTACGACGTCCGGACATTTCTACGCCTAGTGGCGACGGGCGTCCTGGAAAGCATCCCCTGTCATGTCATTTACGACTCCTGACAAATTGCCCGGGGGTGCCTGTATTTCGGGCAGCCCGCCGTCCCGGCGTCCTCCCTCGGGTGGCAGAGCTTATCCCCAGACCTATCCCCGGAATCTGTGGATAACGTGCAACACCAGGGGCCGCGATACAAAGCCGCCCATCGCCAGGTACGCTATTCTCGCGTAACATCACCTCGTGCGAGGACACGGTAATGATCGTTTTCACTATCGGCTATGAAGGGCTGAGCATTGACAGGTTTCTGTCACTGCTCGCGGAACACGGGATCGACACCATCGTCGATGTCCGTGAGTATCCCGTGTCGCGCAAGCCTGGCTTCTCTAAGAAAAGTTTGGCGGGCGTGCTTCACCTCTCCGGTCAGAAGTATGTCCATATGAGCGATCTCGGCTGCCCGAAGCCGATCCGCGATCGTTACCGCGAAGACCGCAACTGGAAGCGTTACACCGAGGCCTTCCTGAGGCACCTCAAGACGCAGCACTCCGCGATCTCTGAACTGTCAGAGTTGGTGAGCACGGCGACCTGCGCGTTGTTGTGCTACGAGGCCGACTTCAATTTTTGCCATCGCTCTATGGTAGCCAATGCTGTGCGCGACTATTGCGGCGCGCACGTCAAGCATATCAAGGCTGCGGATGCTAGAACAACGAGCCCTGTCTCGCGTCAATTGGCTTTTATTTAGGGAAGAACAGGCTGATGAGGCATCTGTGTCCGCTAGGCTGGAGTTTAACGATCGTTGTAAACAAAGGTCACCAATCCGGACTTCCGTACACGCAGAGAACAAGTAAGAAATCGGAATATGCATACGGCGGAACCTGGCATCCGCACATGCGGACTTGAGGGCTGAAGGGGTGGACAGAACCCGATACACCGTCCCGCAGTTGGCAGCAATGAACCACATCGCAGGGAACCTACAACTCATTGCCTGCGCAGGGTCGGGCAAGACCGAAGTCGTAGCGCAGCGCGTCGTAAGCCTATTGCGACCATTAGCAGGTGGTGGTGCTGGATGCGCACCAGAGAATGTCGTCGCGTTTACCTTCACCGACAAAGCAGCGGCCGAGCTCAAGGAACGTATTCATACCCGGTGCCGTGAACAGCTAGGGGATGTCATTGGTCTCGCGGACATGTATGTCGGCACGATTCATGGCTACTGCCTAGAGCTGCTGAAGTTCGAGGTGCCGGCCTACATGAAGTACGAGGTACTCAACGAGGTTCAGCAGGCCCTGTTCATCGACCGTCACTCGAAAGCATCAGGGCTGACGCAGTGCACCACGCTGAATGGGGTGGCGCTCAAGCGCTACACCGACACCCGACATTACGTTTCCGCCTTGGGAATCTTGCGCGAAGACTTTGCGCTCGATCCGACCAAGCTTGCAGGGAACACCGTGGCGGCTCACCTTGGGACTTACGAGCACCTGCTGCACCAGAAAGGTTATCTCGACTACTCAGGCATCCTCAAGGAAGCGGTGGAAGAGCTACGAGAAAACCGTGGGCTGCGGGAGCGGCTAGCGGCTCGGATCAAACATGTCATTGTCGACGAGTATCAGGATATGAATCCTGTGCAGGATGCCGTGGTCGAGGAATTGCACAAGCTCGGTGCTGGAGTGTGCGTAGTTGGCGACGATGATCAGACTATCTACCAGTGGCGCGGGAGCGACATCCAGAACATTCTAAGCTTCGAGCGCAGGTACAAGGATGTGACGCAGGTCCGATTGGAAGACAATTTCCGGTCGAGCGAAGGTGTTGTGGCAGTTGCACGCGAATTCGTTCGGCAAATCGTACGGCGGCTACCCAAGGAAATGAAGGCTACACAGGCACAGGTCTATGAGCCGGGAGACATCGTGGCGCTCGGATTCACGTCGCCACAGGAAGAGGCCAAATATATTGCCGGGACCTGCCGCGCATTGCGCGGAACAGCGATCACGGAAGATGGTACGGATCGCGGTATCTCGTGGTCGGACATGGCGGTGCTGCTTAGGTCAGTGCAACGCGATGGCGCGCCGATCATGGAGGCCCTCGACGCCGCCGAGGTGCCCTACGTCATCACAGGAATGGATAATCTTTTTGAAAAAGAAGAGGTGGAGGCGGCGCGGCAGCTTTTTTACTACCTTGCCGAGGAATCAGACGAGGCGGCCGTCCGGAGCGCGTGGCAGTTGGCCGATCTTGGGATCGCGCCAGAGGCGCTGGATGCCGCCATCGCAGCGGTGGCCAAGGCGCGCGCCGACATGATGAGCGCTACTATCGGTCAGTTCAAGGTCTACAATTTGCAGCGTCAGTTCGTGGCGTTTCTCGAGAACACAGCGCTGCGTGAGGAACGGGTGCCAGGTGGCAGAGGTGAGGTGGTTTTCTACAACCTCGGCAAGTTCAGTCAGGCAATCTCTGACTTCGAGAGCATACACTTCCACTCGAGCCCGGTTGAGAAGTACAAGAGTTTCGCCGGCTTTCTGCGTTACCACGCCGAGCACGCCTATCCAGAGGGATGGCAGGACAGCGCTTTCGTAACCCCGGACGCAGTCCGCATCATGACGGTGCACCAGGCGAAGGGCCTGCAATGGCCGGTAGTATTCATCCCGCAACTTGTAAAAAACCGGTTCCCCTCCAAGAGCAGCGGTGGCCGTACAGCATGGCATCTGCTCCCGGCTGACGCATTTCTAAATGCGGCACGTTACCGCGGCGGACTTGAGGACGAGCAGCGGCTCTTCTATGTGGCTGCCACCCGGGCGCAAAAGTACCTGCACATGAGTTGGGCACCACATGATGGTAACTGTGCCGCCCAGGCGCCCTCAGACTTTTTCAATGAAGTGTTGGCTTCTAAGTACGTCAAGCGCCGGCCACAAGACTACATCGATCGCAAACGACTTGATCCGAAACCGAAGGCATCGGTCGCCAACGTCACACTGTCGTTCTCGGACGTGAAGTACTTCTTCGAGTGTCCGTATCAGTTCAAGCTGCGAATTCTATATGGATTCAACGCGCCACTAGACGAAGCCCTCGGATTC is a genomic window containing:
- the nadS gene encoding NadS family protein, encoding MDKTLFNDLLQSLQEAGAIARGTTTPSRRIEVVVPDVRAVRERVHLSQQDFATLIQVSVKTLQNWEQGRRHPTGPAAALLKIVASNPEMAMKSLHS
- a CDS encoding addiction module antidote protein; this encodes MPKIKTSRYDVAEHLRTSKEMAAYLEACLEEAHGDATFIAKALGDIARAKGMSQVARDAGLSRESLYKALSGERSPDFSTILKVVNALGISLHAHA
- a CDS encoding type II toxin-antitoxin system Phd/YefM family antitoxin encodes the protein MKIVSATEAKNRFGDILTEVLSTGTVVVTKNGKPALSIAAITPPSSVVPAERKTALLTAYAQGRLAWSDLRDAIGDPWYGDVLEALAGLGLTPPQVNPLTADQQQRFQAILAKARRR
- a CDS encoding DUF488 family protein gives rise to the protein MIVFTIGYEGLSIDRFLSLLAEHGIDTIVDVREYPVSRKPGFSKKSLAGVLHLSGQKYVHMSDLGCPKPIRDRYREDRNWKRYTEAFLRHLKTQHSAISELSELVSTATCALLCYEADFNFCHRSMVANAVRDYCGAHVKHIKAADARTTSPVSRQLAFI
- a CDS encoding ATP-dependent helicase codes for the protein MNHIAGNLQLIACAGSGKTEVVAQRVVSLLRPLAGGGAGCAPENVVAFTFTDKAAAELKERIHTRCREQLGDVIGLADMYVGTIHGYCLELLKFEVPAYMKYEVLNEVQQALFIDRHSKASGLTQCTTLNGVALKRYTDTRHYVSALGILREDFALDPTKLAGNTVAAHLGTYEHLLHQKGYLDYSGILKEAVEELRENRGLRERLAARIKHVIVDEYQDMNPVQDAVVEELHKLGAGVCVVGDDDQTIYQWRGSDIQNILSFERRYKDVTQVRLEDNFRSSEGVVAVAREFVRQIVRRLPKEMKATQAQVYEPGDIVALGFTSPQEEAKYIAGTCRALRGTAITEDGTDRGISWSDMAVLLRSVQRDGAPIMEALDAAEVPYVITGMDNLFEKEEVEAARQLFYYLAEESDEAAVRSAWQLADLGIAPEALDAAIAAVAKARADMMSATIGQFKVYNLQRQFVAFLENTALREERVPGGRGEVVFYNLGKFSQAISDFESIHFHSSPVEKYKSFAGFLRYHAEHAYPEGWQDSAFVTPDAVRIMTVHQAKGLQWPVVFIPQLVKNRFPSKSSGGRTAWHLLPADAFLNAARYRGGLEDEQRLFYVAATRAQKYLHMSWAPHDGNCAAQAPSDFFNEVLASKYVKRRPQDYIDRKRLDPKPKASVANVTLSFSDVKYFFECPYQFKLRILYGFNAPLDEALGFGKSLHDALAEVHARALRGEAIDPGEAQALVERHLRAPYAYPALREQLRGAAEKVIAGYIRKNAAEFKNLEFSEKVIEIALGDGVAVAGRIDLVRRVDTGEVTIVDLKSNDRAQAEAVTETQLHIYALGYRELTGRDADYVEIYELDEQKQKRRSVDDDFIEDVKRDVRAAAAALRQNVLPASPGKKTCGQCDYINLCSAAIQK